A genomic region of Alnus glutinosa chromosome 11, dhAlnGlut1.1, whole genome shotgun sequence contains the following coding sequences:
- the LOC133881559 gene encoding ubiquitin-conjugating enzyme E2 28-like → MASKRILKELKDLQRDPPTSCSAGPVAEDMFHWQATIIGPNDSPYAGGVFLVTIHFPPDYPFKPPKVAFRTKVFHPNINSNGNICLDILKEQWSPALTISKVLLSICSLLTDPNPDDPLVPEIAHMCKADKVKYESTARSWTQKYAMG, encoded by the exons ATGGCGTCAAAGAGAATACTGAAGGAGCTCAAGGACTTGCAGAGAGATCCACCAACTTCATGCAGTGCAG GTCCTGTGGCTGAGGATATGTTCCACTGGCAAGCAACCATCATTGGTCCAAATGACAGTCCCTATGCTGGGGGTGTTTTCCTTGTGACAATCCATTTCCCACCTGATTACCCTTTCAAACCCCCAAAG GTTGCCTTCAGGACCAAGGTGTTCCATCCAAATATTAACAGTAATGGGAATATCTGCTTGGACATACTCAAGGAACAATGGAGCCCTGCACTCACCATATCCAAG GTTTTACTCTCCATATGTTCATTGCTTACTGACCCAAATCCTGATGATCCACTTGTTCCTGAGATTGCCCACATGTGCAAGGCTGATAAAGTCAAATATGAGTCAACCGCTCGGAGCTGGACCCAAAAGTATGCAATGGGCTAG
- the LOC133881560 gene encoding protein kinase STUNTED-like isoform X1: protein MVAFCRDWNDLFKNWQVEEEVKAVVKKNVLVSIQMDSRSRELLSWALVKVADPGDCVVAVHVCRCSDQASKNKNLLDGYLEVYEGLCSVKKVDLSGHIFTGSSVRKVLVREAKSHAAVAVVVGISKQKALGGWTSMAKYCTKRLPSTTDVLAIHNGKIVFGRFTNSQLPGLKGDLKPSFSLIQVPTSKECQSEFGDSEAESEISISKVVQNSIDEDLKDEVFNHACKSNELSLMSTSIYARDPSEQRPLGWPLLRRASSSIPQAPRTRNLSVVQWVMSLPDRSPQLSPQCSTIEESPLEGDISEILDESIKTGVSASFELPKGLEHLLKTDSSVCKWFSHEVLKTSTSQFSSENMIGKGGCKRVYKGMLPDGKPVAVKILKSSKEAWKDFACEVDIISSLKHKHITALLGACMEDNALISVYDFLPRGSLEENLHGKNKDKSILSWEVRFNIAVGIAEALNYLHNECSRPVIHRDVKSSNILLSNGLEPQLSDFGLAIWGPTNSSFVTQSDVLGTFGYLAPEYFMYGKVSDKIDVYAFGVVLLELISGRKPISSETPKGQESLVMWAKPIIESEDVKGILDPNLDGKYDEVQLQRMVLAATLCITRAARLRPKMSQILKLLKGDKYVEEWDNSQHGDLKNLESQDNNDDEVYPNSSAELHLSLALLDVDDDTTSYSSLEQSNILSSEEYLKGRCSRSSSFD from the exons ATGGTAGCCTTTTGCAGGGATTGGAATGATCTGTTCAAGAACTGGCAAG TTGAGGAGGAAGTGAAGGCTGTTGTGAAGAAAAATGTATTGGTTAGCATTCAAATGGACAGCCGTAGCAGAGAGCTGCTCAGCTGGGCTCTTGTGAAAGTAGCTGACCCTGGAGATTGCGTGGTTGCAGTTCATGTTTGTCGATGTTCTG ATCAGGCTTCAAAAAACAAGAACTTGTTGGATGGTTATTTAGAAGTTTATGAAGGCCTATGTAGTGTAAAGAAG GTTGATCTCAGCGGTCACATATTCACAGGAAGTTCAGTGAGAAAGGTTCTGGTGAGAGAGGCAAAGAGCCATGCTGCTGTGGCTGTAGTTGTAGGGATAAGCAAGCAAAAAGCTCTCGG GGGTTGGACTTCCATGGCGAAATATTGCACCAAGAGATTGCCTTCAACAACCGATGTTTTGGCTATCCACAATGGGAAAATTGTCTTCGGAAGGTTCACCAATAGCCAACTACCag GTCTTAAAGGGGATCTAAAACCAAGTTTTAGTCTAATACAAGTTCCCACTTCCAAAGAATGCCAATCTGAATTTGGTGACTCTGAGGCAGAGTCAGAGATATCCATTTCCAAAGTAGTTCAAAACTCAATTGATGAAGACTTGAAGGATGAAGTTTTCAACCATGCCTGCAAAAGCAACGAACTTTCTTTGATGTCGACTTCTATATATGCAAGAGACCCTTCGGAGCAAAGGCCGCTTGGTTGGCCATTACTCCGCAGAGCTAGTTCATCAATTCCACAAGCCCCACGTACAAGGAACTTGTCTGTGGTGCAATGGGTAATGAGCTTACCAGATCGTTCCCCACAGCTAAGTCCTCAATGCTCAACTATTGAAGAGAGCCCATTGGAAGGCGATATCAGTGAGATTTTGGATGAGAGTATTAAAACTGGTGTATCTGCATCGTTTGAGCTTCCAAAAGGCTTGGAGCATCTCCTCAAAACAGACTCATCAGTTTGCAAATGGTTCAGTCATGAGGTTCTGAAAACTTCAACTTCTCAGTTCTCCTCAG AAAATATGATTGGGAAAGGAGGTTGTAAACGTGTATATAAGGGGATGCTCCCAGATGGTAAGCCAGTGGCAGTAAAGATTCTGAAGTCAAGCAAAGAAGCATGGAAGGATTTCGCCTGTGAAGTTGATATCATCTCCTCATTGAAGCACAAACACATCACGGCCTTGCTTGGGGCCTGCATGGAAGATAATGCTCTAATCTCGGTTTATGACTTCTTGCCAAGAGGAAGCTTAGAGGAAAACCTACATG GTAAGAACAAAGATAAATCCATATTATCATGGGAAGTGAGATTTAACATAGCTGTTGGGATTGCTGAAGCTCTAAATTATCTGCATAATGAATGTTCTCGGCCTGTTATTCATAGAGACGTCAAGTCTTCAAACATTCTTCTCTCCAATGGGCTTGAACCACAG TTATCTGATTTTGGGCTTGCGATTTGGGGGCCAACAAATTCTTCGTTTGTGACACAAAGCGATGTATTAGGAACATTTGGTTATCTTGCTCCTGAATATTTCATGTATGGGAAAGTAAGTGACAAGATTGATGTGTATGCCTTTGGTGTAGTGCTTCTTGAATTGATATCAGGAAGAAAACCAATTAGCTCCGAGACTCCCAAAGGACAAGAGAGCTTGGTCATGTGG GCAAAGCCAATAATAGAAAGTGAAGATGTAAAAGGTATATTGGATCCAAACTTGGACGGTAAATATGATGAGGTTCAGCTGCAGAGAATGGTTCTTGCAGCAACCCTCTGCATCACACGGGCAGCTAGGCTTCGGCCTAAAATGAGCCAG ATACTAAAGCTCCTAAAAGGGGATAAATATGTCGAAGAATGGGATAACTCTCAACATGGTGATCTaaagaatttggaaagccagGACAATAATGATGACGAGGTTTATCCAAATTCTAGTGCAGAGTTACATTTGAGTCTTGCATTGCTTGATGTTGACGATGATACCACATCATATAGTAGTCTGGAGCAGAGCAACATTCTTTCTTCGGAAGAATACCTGAAAGGAAGATGTAGCAGATCATCTAGCTTTGATTAG
- the LOC133881560 gene encoding protein kinase STUNTED-like isoform X2, with protein sequence MVAFCRDWNDLFKNWQVEEEVKAVVKKNVLVSIQMDSRSRELLSWALVKVADPGDCVVAVHVCRCSDQASKNKNLLDGYLEVYEGLCSVKKVDLSGHIFTGSSVRKVLVREAKSHAAVAVVVGISKQKALGGWTSMAKYCTKRLPSTTDVLAIHNGKIVFGRFTNSQLPGDLKPSFSLIQVPTSKECQSEFGDSEAESEISISKVVQNSIDEDLKDEVFNHACKSNELSLMSTSIYARDPSEQRPLGWPLLRRASSSIPQAPRTRNLSVVQWVMSLPDRSPQLSPQCSTIEESPLEGDISEILDESIKTGVSASFELPKGLEHLLKTDSSVCKWFSHEVLKTSTSQFSSENMIGKGGCKRVYKGMLPDGKPVAVKILKSSKEAWKDFACEVDIISSLKHKHITALLGACMEDNALISVYDFLPRGSLEENLHGKNKDKSILSWEVRFNIAVGIAEALNYLHNECSRPVIHRDVKSSNILLSNGLEPQLSDFGLAIWGPTNSSFVTQSDVLGTFGYLAPEYFMYGKVSDKIDVYAFGVVLLELISGRKPISSETPKGQESLVMWAKPIIESEDVKGILDPNLDGKYDEVQLQRMVLAATLCITRAARLRPKMSQILKLLKGDKYVEEWDNSQHGDLKNLESQDNNDDEVYPNSSAELHLSLALLDVDDDTTSYSSLEQSNILSSEEYLKGRCSRSSSFD encoded by the exons ATGGTAGCCTTTTGCAGGGATTGGAATGATCTGTTCAAGAACTGGCAAG TTGAGGAGGAAGTGAAGGCTGTTGTGAAGAAAAATGTATTGGTTAGCATTCAAATGGACAGCCGTAGCAGAGAGCTGCTCAGCTGGGCTCTTGTGAAAGTAGCTGACCCTGGAGATTGCGTGGTTGCAGTTCATGTTTGTCGATGTTCTG ATCAGGCTTCAAAAAACAAGAACTTGTTGGATGGTTATTTAGAAGTTTATGAAGGCCTATGTAGTGTAAAGAAG GTTGATCTCAGCGGTCACATATTCACAGGAAGTTCAGTGAGAAAGGTTCTGGTGAGAGAGGCAAAGAGCCATGCTGCTGTGGCTGTAGTTGTAGGGATAAGCAAGCAAAAAGCTCTCGG GGGTTGGACTTCCATGGCGAAATATTGCACCAAGAGATTGCCTTCAACAACCGATGTTTTGGCTATCCACAATGGGAAAATTGTCTTCGGAAGGTTCACCAATAGCCAACTACCag GGGATCTAAAACCAAGTTTTAGTCTAATACAAGTTCCCACTTCCAAAGAATGCCAATCTGAATTTGGTGACTCTGAGGCAGAGTCAGAGATATCCATTTCCAAAGTAGTTCAAAACTCAATTGATGAAGACTTGAAGGATGAAGTTTTCAACCATGCCTGCAAAAGCAACGAACTTTCTTTGATGTCGACTTCTATATATGCAAGAGACCCTTCGGAGCAAAGGCCGCTTGGTTGGCCATTACTCCGCAGAGCTAGTTCATCAATTCCACAAGCCCCACGTACAAGGAACTTGTCTGTGGTGCAATGGGTAATGAGCTTACCAGATCGTTCCCCACAGCTAAGTCCTCAATGCTCAACTATTGAAGAGAGCCCATTGGAAGGCGATATCAGTGAGATTTTGGATGAGAGTATTAAAACTGGTGTATCTGCATCGTTTGAGCTTCCAAAAGGCTTGGAGCATCTCCTCAAAACAGACTCATCAGTTTGCAAATGGTTCAGTCATGAGGTTCTGAAAACTTCAACTTCTCAGTTCTCCTCAG AAAATATGATTGGGAAAGGAGGTTGTAAACGTGTATATAAGGGGATGCTCCCAGATGGTAAGCCAGTGGCAGTAAAGATTCTGAAGTCAAGCAAAGAAGCATGGAAGGATTTCGCCTGTGAAGTTGATATCATCTCCTCATTGAAGCACAAACACATCACGGCCTTGCTTGGGGCCTGCATGGAAGATAATGCTCTAATCTCGGTTTATGACTTCTTGCCAAGAGGAAGCTTAGAGGAAAACCTACATG GTAAGAACAAAGATAAATCCATATTATCATGGGAAGTGAGATTTAACATAGCTGTTGGGATTGCTGAAGCTCTAAATTATCTGCATAATGAATGTTCTCGGCCTGTTATTCATAGAGACGTCAAGTCTTCAAACATTCTTCTCTCCAATGGGCTTGAACCACAG TTATCTGATTTTGGGCTTGCGATTTGGGGGCCAACAAATTCTTCGTTTGTGACACAAAGCGATGTATTAGGAACATTTGGTTATCTTGCTCCTGAATATTTCATGTATGGGAAAGTAAGTGACAAGATTGATGTGTATGCCTTTGGTGTAGTGCTTCTTGAATTGATATCAGGAAGAAAACCAATTAGCTCCGAGACTCCCAAAGGACAAGAGAGCTTGGTCATGTGG GCAAAGCCAATAATAGAAAGTGAAGATGTAAAAGGTATATTGGATCCAAACTTGGACGGTAAATATGATGAGGTTCAGCTGCAGAGAATGGTTCTTGCAGCAACCCTCTGCATCACACGGGCAGCTAGGCTTCGGCCTAAAATGAGCCAG ATACTAAAGCTCCTAAAAGGGGATAAATATGTCGAAGAATGGGATAACTCTCAACATGGTGATCTaaagaatttggaaagccagGACAATAATGATGACGAGGTTTATCCAAATTCTAGTGCAGAGTTACATTTGAGTCTTGCATTGCTTGATGTTGACGATGATACCACATCATATAGTAGTCTGGAGCAGAGCAACATTCTTTCTTCGGAAGAATACCTGAAAGGAAGATGTAGCAGATCATCTAGCTTTGATTAG
- the LOC133881560 gene encoding protein kinase STUNTED-like isoform X3 translates to MTVEEEVKAVVKKNVLVSIQMDSRSRELLSWALVKVADPGDCVVAVHVCRCSDQASKNKNLLDGYLEVYEGLCSVKKVDLSGHIFTGSSVRKVLVREAKSHAAVAVVVGISKQKALGGWTSMAKYCTKRLPSTTDVLAIHNGKIVFGRFTNSQLPGLKGDLKPSFSLIQVPTSKECQSEFGDSEAESEISISKVVQNSIDEDLKDEVFNHACKSNELSLMSTSIYARDPSEQRPLGWPLLRRASSSIPQAPRTRNLSVVQWVMSLPDRSPQLSPQCSTIEESPLEGDISEILDESIKTGVSASFELPKGLEHLLKTDSSVCKWFSHEVLKTSTSQFSSENMIGKGGCKRVYKGMLPDGKPVAVKILKSSKEAWKDFACEVDIISSLKHKHITALLGACMEDNALISVYDFLPRGSLEENLHGKNKDKSILSWEVRFNIAVGIAEALNYLHNECSRPVIHRDVKSSNILLSNGLEPQLSDFGLAIWGPTNSSFVTQSDVLGTFGYLAPEYFMYGKVSDKIDVYAFGVVLLELISGRKPISSETPKGQESLVMWAKPIIESEDVKGILDPNLDGKYDEVQLQRMVLAATLCITRAARLRPKMSQILKLLKGDKYVEEWDNSQHGDLKNLESQDNNDDEVYPNSSAELHLSLALLDVDDDTTSYSSLEQSNILSSEEYLKGRCSRSSSFD, encoded by the exons ATGACAGTTGAGGAGGAAGTGAAGGCTGTTGTGAAGAAAAATGTATTGGTTAGCATTCAAATGGACAGCCGTAGCAGAGAGCTGCTCAGCTGGGCTCTTGTGAAAGTAGCTGACCCTGGAGATTGCGTGGTTGCAGTTCATGTTTGTCGATGTTCTG ATCAGGCTTCAAAAAACAAGAACTTGTTGGATGGTTATTTAGAAGTTTATGAAGGCCTATGTAGTGTAAAGAAG GTTGATCTCAGCGGTCACATATTCACAGGAAGTTCAGTGAGAAAGGTTCTGGTGAGAGAGGCAAAGAGCCATGCTGCTGTGGCTGTAGTTGTAGGGATAAGCAAGCAAAAAGCTCTCGG GGGTTGGACTTCCATGGCGAAATATTGCACCAAGAGATTGCCTTCAACAACCGATGTTTTGGCTATCCACAATGGGAAAATTGTCTTCGGAAGGTTCACCAATAGCCAACTACCag GTCTTAAAGGGGATCTAAAACCAAGTTTTAGTCTAATACAAGTTCCCACTTCCAAAGAATGCCAATCTGAATTTGGTGACTCTGAGGCAGAGTCAGAGATATCCATTTCCAAAGTAGTTCAAAACTCAATTGATGAAGACTTGAAGGATGAAGTTTTCAACCATGCCTGCAAAAGCAACGAACTTTCTTTGATGTCGACTTCTATATATGCAAGAGACCCTTCGGAGCAAAGGCCGCTTGGTTGGCCATTACTCCGCAGAGCTAGTTCATCAATTCCACAAGCCCCACGTACAAGGAACTTGTCTGTGGTGCAATGGGTAATGAGCTTACCAGATCGTTCCCCACAGCTAAGTCCTCAATGCTCAACTATTGAAGAGAGCCCATTGGAAGGCGATATCAGTGAGATTTTGGATGAGAGTATTAAAACTGGTGTATCTGCATCGTTTGAGCTTCCAAAAGGCTTGGAGCATCTCCTCAAAACAGACTCATCAGTTTGCAAATGGTTCAGTCATGAGGTTCTGAAAACTTCAACTTCTCAGTTCTCCTCAG AAAATATGATTGGGAAAGGAGGTTGTAAACGTGTATATAAGGGGATGCTCCCAGATGGTAAGCCAGTGGCAGTAAAGATTCTGAAGTCAAGCAAAGAAGCATGGAAGGATTTCGCCTGTGAAGTTGATATCATCTCCTCATTGAAGCACAAACACATCACGGCCTTGCTTGGGGCCTGCATGGAAGATAATGCTCTAATCTCGGTTTATGACTTCTTGCCAAGAGGAAGCTTAGAGGAAAACCTACATG GTAAGAACAAAGATAAATCCATATTATCATGGGAAGTGAGATTTAACATAGCTGTTGGGATTGCTGAAGCTCTAAATTATCTGCATAATGAATGTTCTCGGCCTGTTATTCATAGAGACGTCAAGTCTTCAAACATTCTTCTCTCCAATGGGCTTGAACCACAG TTATCTGATTTTGGGCTTGCGATTTGGGGGCCAACAAATTCTTCGTTTGTGACACAAAGCGATGTATTAGGAACATTTGGTTATCTTGCTCCTGAATATTTCATGTATGGGAAAGTAAGTGACAAGATTGATGTGTATGCCTTTGGTGTAGTGCTTCTTGAATTGATATCAGGAAGAAAACCAATTAGCTCCGAGACTCCCAAAGGACAAGAGAGCTTGGTCATGTGG GCAAAGCCAATAATAGAAAGTGAAGATGTAAAAGGTATATTGGATCCAAACTTGGACGGTAAATATGATGAGGTTCAGCTGCAGAGAATGGTTCTTGCAGCAACCCTCTGCATCACACGGGCAGCTAGGCTTCGGCCTAAAATGAGCCAG ATACTAAAGCTCCTAAAAGGGGATAAATATGTCGAAGAATGGGATAACTCTCAACATGGTGATCTaaagaatttggaaagccagGACAATAATGATGACGAGGTTTATCCAAATTCTAGTGCAGAGTTACATTTGAGTCTTGCATTGCTTGATGTTGACGATGATACCACATCATATAGTAGTCTGGAGCAGAGCAACATTCTTTCTTCGGAAGAATACCTGAAAGGAAGATGTAGCAGATCATCTAGCTTTGATTAG
- the LOC133881560 gene encoding protein kinase STUNTED-like isoform X4, translating into MDSRSRELLSWALVKVADPGDCVVAVHVCRCSDQASKNKNLLDGYLEVYEGLCSVKKVDLSGHIFTGSSVRKVLVREAKSHAAVAVVVGISKQKALGGWTSMAKYCTKRLPSTTDVLAIHNGKIVFGRFTNSQLPGLKGDLKPSFSLIQVPTSKECQSEFGDSEAESEISISKVVQNSIDEDLKDEVFNHACKSNELSLMSTSIYARDPSEQRPLGWPLLRRASSSIPQAPRTRNLSVVQWVMSLPDRSPQLSPQCSTIEESPLEGDISEILDESIKTGVSASFELPKGLEHLLKTDSSVCKWFSHEVLKTSTSQFSSENMIGKGGCKRVYKGMLPDGKPVAVKILKSSKEAWKDFACEVDIISSLKHKHITALLGACMEDNALISVYDFLPRGSLEENLHGKNKDKSILSWEVRFNIAVGIAEALNYLHNECSRPVIHRDVKSSNILLSNGLEPQLSDFGLAIWGPTNSSFVTQSDVLGTFGYLAPEYFMYGKVSDKIDVYAFGVVLLELISGRKPISSETPKGQESLVMWAKPIIESEDVKGILDPNLDGKYDEVQLQRMVLAATLCITRAARLRPKMSQILKLLKGDKYVEEWDNSQHGDLKNLESQDNNDDEVYPNSSAELHLSLALLDVDDDTTSYSSLEQSNILSSEEYLKGRCSRSSSFD; encoded by the exons ATGGACAGCCGTAGCAGAGAGCTGCTCAGCTGGGCTCTTGTGAAAGTAGCTGACCCTGGAGATTGCGTGGTTGCAGTTCATGTTTGTCGATGTTCTG ATCAGGCTTCAAAAAACAAGAACTTGTTGGATGGTTATTTAGAAGTTTATGAAGGCCTATGTAGTGTAAAGAAG GTTGATCTCAGCGGTCACATATTCACAGGAAGTTCAGTGAGAAAGGTTCTGGTGAGAGAGGCAAAGAGCCATGCTGCTGTGGCTGTAGTTGTAGGGATAAGCAAGCAAAAAGCTCTCGG GGGTTGGACTTCCATGGCGAAATATTGCACCAAGAGATTGCCTTCAACAACCGATGTTTTGGCTATCCACAATGGGAAAATTGTCTTCGGAAGGTTCACCAATAGCCAACTACCag GTCTTAAAGGGGATCTAAAACCAAGTTTTAGTCTAATACAAGTTCCCACTTCCAAAGAATGCCAATCTGAATTTGGTGACTCTGAGGCAGAGTCAGAGATATCCATTTCCAAAGTAGTTCAAAACTCAATTGATGAAGACTTGAAGGATGAAGTTTTCAACCATGCCTGCAAAAGCAACGAACTTTCTTTGATGTCGACTTCTATATATGCAAGAGACCCTTCGGAGCAAAGGCCGCTTGGTTGGCCATTACTCCGCAGAGCTAGTTCATCAATTCCACAAGCCCCACGTACAAGGAACTTGTCTGTGGTGCAATGGGTAATGAGCTTACCAGATCGTTCCCCACAGCTAAGTCCTCAATGCTCAACTATTGAAGAGAGCCCATTGGAAGGCGATATCAGTGAGATTTTGGATGAGAGTATTAAAACTGGTGTATCTGCATCGTTTGAGCTTCCAAAAGGCTTGGAGCATCTCCTCAAAACAGACTCATCAGTTTGCAAATGGTTCAGTCATGAGGTTCTGAAAACTTCAACTTCTCAGTTCTCCTCAG AAAATATGATTGGGAAAGGAGGTTGTAAACGTGTATATAAGGGGATGCTCCCAGATGGTAAGCCAGTGGCAGTAAAGATTCTGAAGTCAAGCAAAGAAGCATGGAAGGATTTCGCCTGTGAAGTTGATATCATCTCCTCATTGAAGCACAAACACATCACGGCCTTGCTTGGGGCCTGCATGGAAGATAATGCTCTAATCTCGGTTTATGACTTCTTGCCAAGAGGAAGCTTAGAGGAAAACCTACATG GTAAGAACAAAGATAAATCCATATTATCATGGGAAGTGAGATTTAACATAGCTGTTGGGATTGCTGAAGCTCTAAATTATCTGCATAATGAATGTTCTCGGCCTGTTATTCATAGAGACGTCAAGTCTTCAAACATTCTTCTCTCCAATGGGCTTGAACCACAG TTATCTGATTTTGGGCTTGCGATTTGGGGGCCAACAAATTCTTCGTTTGTGACACAAAGCGATGTATTAGGAACATTTGGTTATCTTGCTCCTGAATATTTCATGTATGGGAAAGTAAGTGACAAGATTGATGTGTATGCCTTTGGTGTAGTGCTTCTTGAATTGATATCAGGAAGAAAACCAATTAGCTCCGAGACTCCCAAAGGACAAGAGAGCTTGGTCATGTGG GCAAAGCCAATAATAGAAAGTGAAGATGTAAAAGGTATATTGGATCCAAACTTGGACGGTAAATATGATGAGGTTCAGCTGCAGAGAATGGTTCTTGCAGCAACCCTCTGCATCACACGGGCAGCTAGGCTTCGGCCTAAAATGAGCCAG ATACTAAAGCTCCTAAAAGGGGATAAATATGTCGAAGAATGGGATAACTCTCAACATGGTGATCTaaagaatttggaaagccagGACAATAATGATGACGAGGTTTATCCAAATTCTAGTGCAGAGTTACATTTGAGTCTTGCATTGCTTGATGTTGACGATGATACCACATCATATAGTAGTCTGGAGCAGAGCAACATTCTTTCTTCGGAAGAATACCTGAAAGGAAGATGTAGCAGATCATCTAGCTTTGATTAG
- the LOC133881560 gene encoding protein kinase STUNTED-like isoform X5 encodes MFVDVLYQWLITIWHTRFQVDLSGHIFTGSSVRKVLVREAKSHAAVAVVVGISKQKALGGWTSMAKYCTKRLPSTTDVLAIHNGKIVFGRFTNSQLPGLKGDLKPSFSLIQVPTSKECQSEFGDSEAESEISISKVVQNSIDEDLKDEVFNHACKSNELSLMSTSIYARDPSEQRPLGWPLLRRASSSIPQAPRTRNLSVVQWVMSLPDRSPQLSPQCSTIEESPLEGDISEILDESIKTGVSASFELPKGLEHLLKTDSSVCKWFSHEVLKTSTSQFSSENMIGKGGCKRVYKGMLPDGKPVAVKILKSSKEAWKDFACEVDIISSLKHKHITALLGACMEDNALISVYDFLPRGSLEENLHGKNKDKSILSWEVRFNIAVGIAEALNYLHNECSRPVIHRDVKSSNILLSNGLEPQLSDFGLAIWGPTNSSFVTQSDVLGTFGYLAPEYFMYGKVSDKIDVYAFGVVLLELISGRKPISSETPKGQESLVMWAKPIIESEDVKGILDPNLDGKYDEVQLQRMVLAATLCITRAARLRPKMSQILKLLKGDKYVEEWDNSQHGDLKNLESQDNNDDEVYPNSSAELHLSLALLDVDDDTTSYSSLEQSNILSSEEYLKGRCSRSSSFD; translated from the exons ATGTTTGTCGATGTTCTG TATCAATGGTTGATTACCATTTGGCATACTCGATTTCAGGTTGATCTCAGCGGTCACATATTCACAGGAAGTTCAGTGAGAAAGGTTCTGGTGAGAGAGGCAAAGAGCCATGCTGCTGTGGCTGTAGTTGTAGGGATAAGCAAGCAAAAAGCTCTCGG GGGTTGGACTTCCATGGCGAAATATTGCACCAAGAGATTGCCTTCAACAACCGATGTTTTGGCTATCCACAATGGGAAAATTGTCTTCGGAAGGTTCACCAATAGCCAACTACCag GTCTTAAAGGGGATCTAAAACCAAGTTTTAGTCTAATACAAGTTCCCACTTCCAAAGAATGCCAATCTGAATTTGGTGACTCTGAGGCAGAGTCAGAGATATCCATTTCCAAAGTAGTTCAAAACTCAATTGATGAAGACTTGAAGGATGAAGTTTTCAACCATGCCTGCAAAAGCAACGAACTTTCTTTGATGTCGACTTCTATATATGCAAGAGACCCTTCGGAGCAAAGGCCGCTTGGTTGGCCATTACTCCGCAGAGCTAGTTCATCAATTCCACAAGCCCCACGTACAAGGAACTTGTCTGTGGTGCAATGGGTAATGAGCTTACCAGATCGTTCCCCACAGCTAAGTCCTCAATGCTCAACTATTGAAGAGAGCCCATTGGAAGGCGATATCAGTGAGATTTTGGATGAGAGTATTAAAACTGGTGTATCTGCATCGTTTGAGCTTCCAAAAGGCTTGGAGCATCTCCTCAAAACAGACTCATCAGTTTGCAAATGGTTCAGTCATGAGGTTCTGAAAACTTCAACTTCTCAGTTCTCCTCAG AAAATATGATTGGGAAAGGAGGTTGTAAACGTGTATATAAGGGGATGCTCCCAGATGGTAAGCCAGTGGCAGTAAAGATTCTGAAGTCAAGCAAAGAAGCATGGAAGGATTTCGCCTGTGAAGTTGATATCATCTCCTCATTGAAGCACAAACACATCACGGCCTTGCTTGGGGCCTGCATGGAAGATAATGCTCTAATCTCGGTTTATGACTTCTTGCCAAGAGGAAGCTTAGAGGAAAACCTACATG GTAAGAACAAAGATAAATCCATATTATCATGGGAAGTGAGATTTAACATAGCTGTTGGGATTGCTGAAGCTCTAAATTATCTGCATAATGAATGTTCTCGGCCTGTTATTCATAGAGACGTCAAGTCTTCAAACATTCTTCTCTCCAATGGGCTTGAACCACAG TTATCTGATTTTGGGCTTGCGATTTGGGGGCCAACAAATTCTTCGTTTGTGACACAAAGCGATGTATTAGGAACATTTGGTTATCTTGCTCCTGAATATTTCATGTATGGGAAAGTAAGTGACAAGATTGATGTGTATGCCTTTGGTGTAGTGCTTCTTGAATTGATATCAGGAAGAAAACCAATTAGCTCCGAGACTCCCAAAGGACAAGAGAGCTTGGTCATGTGG GCAAAGCCAATAATAGAAAGTGAAGATGTAAAAGGTATATTGGATCCAAACTTGGACGGTAAATATGATGAGGTTCAGCTGCAGAGAATGGTTCTTGCAGCAACCCTCTGCATCACACGGGCAGCTAGGCTTCGGCCTAAAATGAGCCAG ATACTAAAGCTCCTAAAAGGGGATAAATATGTCGAAGAATGGGATAACTCTCAACATGGTGATCTaaagaatttggaaagccagGACAATAATGATGACGAGGTTTATCCAAATTCTAGTGCAGAGTTACATTTGAGTCTTGCATTGCTTGATGTTGACGATGATACCACATCATATAGTAGTCTGGAGCAGAGCAACATTCTTTCTTCGGAAGAATACCTGAAAGGAAGATGTAGCAGATCATCTAGCTTTGATTAG